A genomic window from Cytobacillus suaedae includes:
- a CDS encoding ABC transporter permease, which produces MEVVTTSNTIATKKNVKSPSPWAIARKKFMKNKLSMISLVFLIIVAALSFLAPYITTKDIVRVDFMSISLEPSSANWLGTDTNGRDVFTRMMFAGKSSLTVGLSCMFLITIFGVTIGSVAGYFGGKVDQLLMRFTDFIMNFPFLVFVIVLNTILVGKVSGLWTLIAVICLLSWGGFARIVRSRILSEKENEYILAAVSIGCKPSKVIIKHLLPNVASTIIVQSTIIMAVMIVAESALSFLGFGVPADTPSWGNMLAEARDSDVLRNKTWMWVPPAVAITLVILSINFIGEGLKDALNPKSNR; this is translated from the coding sequence ATGGAAGTGGTAACAACAAGCAATACCATTGCGACGAAAAAGAATGTAAAAAGTCCCTCCCCATGGGCAATCGCACGAAAGAAGTTTATGAAAAATAAATTATCCATGATCAGTTTAGTGTTTTTGATCATCGTCGCTGCTCTATCATTTTTAGCACCTTATATCACAACAAAGGATATCGTTCGAGTTGACTTCATGAGCATAAGTTTGGAACCATCTAGTGCAAACTGGTTAGGAACAGACACGAATGGTCGCGATGTTTTCACAAGGATGATGTTTGCTGGAAAATCTTCATTAACGGTCGGTTTATCCTGTATGTTTCTAATCACTATTTTTGGAGTAACTATTGGTTCGGTTGCAGGATACTTTGGCGGAAAAGTTGATCAACTGTTAATGCGATTTACAGATTTTATTATGAACTTTCCATTTTTAGTTTTTGTTATTGTTCTAAATACAATTTTAGTAGGGAAAGTATCAGGTTTATGGACACTCATTGCTGTTATCTGTCTTCTAAGCTGGGGTGGATTTGCCCGTATTGTTCGAAGTAGAATATTGTCTGAAAAAGAAAATGAATATATCTTAGCAGCTGTTTCGATCGGATGTAAACCATCAAAAGTAATTATTAAACACTTACTTCCTAACGTAGCATCAACCATTATTGTACAATCTACAATTATAATGGCTGTAATGATTGTAGCAGAATCGGCATTAAGCTTTTTAGGCTTTGGTGTTCCAGCGGATACGCCAAGTTGGGGTAATATGTTAGCAGAAGCACGTGATTCAGATGTCCTACGTAATAAAACGTGGATGTGGGTTCCACCAGCAGTGGCTATTACTCTTGTTATCCTTTCAATTAACTTTATTGGTGAAGGATTAAAAGATGCACTTAACCCAAAATCAAACAGATAA
- a CDS encoding helix-turn-helix transcriptional regulator, whose translation MEEKVLRKLFLGFIHIHILHHAKDHPIFGVWMVEELRGHGYNISSGTLYPILHSMEADGLLQREDRNVEGKIRKYYTTTEKGNRVLVEAQKKAHELFKEIKD comes from the coding sequence TTGGAAGAGAAAGTATTACGGAAACTCTTTCTTGGGTTTATCCATATTCATATTTTACATCATGCGAAGGACCATCCTATTTTTGGAGTATGGATGGTGGAAGAGCTCAGAGGGCATGGATACAACATTAGTTCAGGTACACTTTATCCTATCCTTCATTCGATGGAGGCAGATGGACTTTTGCAGCGGGAAGATCGAAATGTTGAAGGGAAAATACGAAAGTATTACACGACCACGGAAAAAGGGAATCGTGTCTTAGTTGAAGCCCAAAAAAAAGCGCATGAACTGTTCAAAGAAATTAAAGACTGA
- a CDS encoding beta-lactamase family protein: MKKVLLLLFLILLMIPSNRSFAVEITTELRKEIDRFIEEQRKDNGLAGVAYAIVSPEGILHSNAFGSSNHNETMETSTPVIIGSTSKAFTALSITQLVENGSINLDDSIAAYMPVFAGTEKEAITIRHLLHHTSGLPTMAGLVLVANSKDKLFYDTIELVQDVELVHEVGEEFEYSNINYILLSAVVEYTSGIPYAEYVSRNILSPLQLENTYVHLKDAKNVSPGHAPWFGISLPTKVPYYENAIASGYMISSVEDMALFLKAHISENSVISSDMVQNLHTGVAPIGFMENASYGMGWFERDLFGQKLIGHGGDIPSTGSSDMYFLPDQNIGLVVVSNTHNGQFVPGNVHEITEGIIAYLLDETPVQAEGWSFSKYYTVFNIVVGLVLVLMLSSFYSLIKRKISTNKIVLSLSILIQIVIPIFFFLSVPLLLKAPWEAAFILQPDLITCLFIFFTLLLIRGIWVSVLVYIQKKSDRVVVKI, from the coding sequence ATGAAAAAGGTTCTGCTTCTTTTATTTTTGATTTTACTGATGATACCAAGCAATAGATCATTTGCTGTAGAGATTACGACTGAATTGCGTAAAGAGATTGATAGATTCATAGAGGAGCAGAGGAAGGATAATGGTTTGGCAGGGGTAGCGTACGCAATTGTAAGCCCTGAAGGAATCTTGCATAGCAACGCTTTTGGCTCATCTAATCATAATGAAACCATGGAAACTTCAACACCAGTTATCATAGGATCGACAAGTAAAGCCTTTACCGCCTTGTCAATTACTCAGTTGGTAGAGAATGGATCGATTAACCTTGATGATTCTATCGCGGCCTATATGCCAGTTTTTGCTGGTACTGAAAAAGAAGCAATCACGATTAGGCATCTGTTGCATCATACAAGCGGTCTTCCAACAATGGCTGGGTTAGTATTGGTTGCAAATAGTAAAGATAAATTATTTTATGACACAATAGAACTAGTACAAGATGTGGAGCTTGTTCATGAGGTTGGTGAGGAATTCGAATATAGTAATATAAATTATATTCTTCTTTCAGCCGTTGTAGAGTATACAAGTGGGATACCGTACGCAGAGTATGTTAGTCGTAATATCTTATCACCTTTACAATTAGAGAATACCTATGTTCATCTAAAGGATGCTAAAAATGTATCACCAGGACATGCACCTTGGTTTGGCATTTCATTACCTACAAAGGTTCCATACTATGAAAATGCAATCGCTAGTGGGTACATGATTTCATCTGTTGAGGATATGGCTTTATTTTTGAAAGCACATATAAGTGAAAATAGTGTTATTTCTTCTGATATGGTACAGAACTTACATACTGGAGTAGCACCTATAGGCTTTATGGAAAACGCCAGTTATGGAATGGGCTGGTTTGAAAGAGATCTTTTTGGACAAAAGCTCATTGGACATGGTGGAGATATTCCATCTACAGGCTCTTCTGATATGTATTTTTTACCTGACCAAAACATTGGGTTAGTCGTGGTTTCAAATACACATAATGGACAATTTGTGCCTGGCAATGTGCATGAGATAACCGAGGGAATCATTGCTTACCTATTGGATGAAACACCTGTACAAGCAGAGGGTTGGAGTTTTTCAAAGTATTACACTGTTTTTAATATAGTTGTAGGGTTAGTACTTGTTCTTATGTTGAGTTCCTTTTATTCTTTGATAAAAAGAAAGATTTCCACCAACAAGATTGTATTATCTTTATCAATTTTAATACAAATTGTTATTCCAATCTTCTTTTTCCTATCTGTCCCTTTACTATTAAAAGCACCATGGGAAGCTGCATTTATTTTACAGCCGGATTTAATCACGTGCCTGTTTATCTTTTTTACTTTACTTTTGATAAGAGGAATCTGGGTATCTGTACTTGTTTATATTCAGAAGAAGAGTGACAGGGTAGTAGTAAAAATTTAA
- a CDS encoding ABC transporter ATP-binding protein — protein sequence MLEVRNLKTGFKIDGDFHHAVDDVSFSVKPRQIVGIVGESGCGKSVMSLSIMNLLPKGAGKISDGEIIFQGKNIEGLSEKEMNSIRGKDISMIFQEPMTSLNPVFTIGFQLEEIMLNHMNITKKEARVKAINLLNDVGISRPEKIVDEYPHQLSGGMRQRVMIAIAIACQPKLLIADEPTTALDVTVQAQILELLKKIQDKNDMSIILITHDLGVVAEMCDEVIVMYAGKVVERTSVEHLFYNPKHPYTKLMMGSIPRIDEAVDELATIKGIVPSLKNMPRVGCRFAERCPSAKSDCMSVTPRLAKVETGHDVACLLYEESYPLEKVGV from the coding sequence TTCTCGGTTAAGCCGCGCCAAATTGTCGGAATAGTTGGAGAATCAGGGTGTGGAAAAAGTGTAATGTCTTTATCCATCATGAATCTTTTACCAAAAGGAGCGGGGAAGATTTCCGATGGAGAAATCATTTTTCAAGGGAAAAACATAGAAGGCTTATCCGAAAAAGAAATGAACAGCATTAGAGGAAAAGATATAAGTATGATTTTTCAGGAGCCAATGACTTCCTTGAATCCGGTTTTTACGATTGGTTTTCAACTAGAAGAAATCATGTTAAATCACATGAATATTACAAAAAAAGAGGCTCGTGTTAAAGCTATTAATCTATTAAATGATGTTGGGATTTCAAGACCAGAAAAAATCGTAGATGAATATCCACATCAATTATCTGGTGGGATGCGTCAAAGGGTTATGATTGCGATTGCCATTGCCTGTCAACCTAAACTACTTATCGCTGATGAACCAACAACCGCACTAGATGTAACTGTTCAAGCACAAATACTTGAGCTTCTTAAAAAGATTCAAGATAAAAATGATATGTCGATTATTTTAATTACGCATGATCTTGGTGTTGTAGCTGAGATGTGTGATGAAGTGATTGTTATGTATGCTGGAAAGGTTGTTGAGCGTACTTCAGTGGAGCATTTATTTTACAATCCAAAACATCCTTATACCAAGTTGATGATGGGGTCCATTCCTAGAATTGATGAAGCGGTTGATGAATTGGCAACGATTAAAGGAATTGTTCCTTCATTAAAAAATATGCCACGAGTAGGTTGTCGTTTTGCTGAACGTTGTCCGTCTGCTAAAAGTGACTGTATGTCAGTGACACCAAGACTTGCTAAAGTTGAAACTGGTCATGATGTTGCCTGTTTACTTTACGAGGAGAGCTATCCTCTAGAAAAGGTTGGTGTATAA
- a CDS encoding ABC transporter ATP-binding protein, with product MSQTTQSKNLLEIKNLKTYYPIKGGFLRRTVAHVKAVDNVSFEIKSGETLGLVGESGCGKSTTGRTILRLLEPTDGQILFDGKDITNLRGKSLRDIRRDVQMVFQDPYASLNPMQMVGDIVSEPIMNFTNKSLKSLKSEVMELLKKVGLPEDAYYKYAHEFSGGQRQRIGIARALALRPKLIIADEPVSALDVSVQSQVLNLLKELQDEFDLTFLFIAHDLSVVKHMSDRIGVMYLGNIVEIAEKDSIYSEPLHPYTQALISAIPVPDPRKKSNRIVLQGDVPSPANPPTGCPFHPRCAQAIAECSASKPQLREVRPGHRVACHLY from the coding sequence ATGAGTCAAACGACACAATCTAAGAATCTATTAGAAATTAAAAATTTAAAAACGTATTATCCGATTAAAGGTGGATTTTTAAGGAGAACAGTAGCTCATGTTAAAGCAGTTGATAATGTCTCTTTTGAAATTAAAAGTGGTGAAACATTAGGATTGGTAGGAGAGTCTGGTTGTGGAAAGTCAACAACAGGCAGGACGATTTTACGATTACTAGAGCCAACGGATGGACAGATTCTATTTGATGGAAAAGACATTACAAATTTAAGAGGCAAGTCGTTACGAGATATTAGAAGAGATGTTCAGATGGTGTTTCAGGATCCTTATGCTTCATTAAATCCGATGCAAATGGTTGGTGACATTGTTTCGGAACCCATTATGAATTTTACAAATAAATCATTGAAGTCTCTAAAAAGTGAAGTCATGGAGTTATTAAAAAAAGTAGGATTACCTGAGGATGCTTATTATAAATATGCACACGAATTTTCAGGAGGGCAAAGACAAAGAATTGGGATTGCCCGTGCACTTGCACTTAGGCCGAAACTAATCATTGCAGATGAACCTGTTTCCGCGCTAGATGTATCTGTTCAATCACAAGTTCTTAATCTATTAAAAGAGTTACAAGATGAATTTGATTTGACGTTCTTATTCATTGCCCATGACCTTAGTGTGGTAAAGCATATGAGTGACAGAATTGGTGTGATGTATCTAGGGAATATCGTAGAAATTGCTGAAAAGGATAGCATTTATAGTGAACCATTGCATCCATATACACAAGCCCTAATCTCAGCAATTCCTGTACCAGATCCAAGAAAGAAGAGTAACCGAATTGTTTTACAGGGCGATGTACCAAGTCCGGCTAATCCACCAACTGGTTGTCCGTTCCATCCTAGATGTGCTCAAGCAATAGCGGAGTGTTCAGCCTCAAAACCACAATTAAGGGAGGTGAGGCCAGGACATAGAGTCGCTTGCCACTTATATTAA
- a CDS encoding multidrug efflux SMR transporter, whose product MNANWAKVFVAALFEVCWVIGLKHADNFWTWTGTFISIAISFYLMIMAGRNLPVGTVYAVFVGLGTAGTVLSEILFFGEPFRMEKVLLIGVLLIGVIGLKVVTGEPSPQGDEV is encoded by the coding sequence ATGAATGCAAATTGGGCAAAAGTGTTTGTTGCCGCTCTTTTCGAGGTATGTTGGGTTATAGGTTTAAAGCACGCTGACAATTTTTGGACATGGACTGGGACGTTCATCTCCATTGCCATTAGCTTTTATTTAATGATTATGGCTGGACGAAATCTGCCGGTTGGGACTGTCTATGCTGTGTTTGTCGGTCTAGGAACAGCAGGAACAGTTCTATCTGAAATACTTTTCTTTGGTGAACCTTTTAGAATGGAAAAAGTCCTATTAATCGGTGTACTTTTAATTGGAGTAATCGGGTTAAAAGTAGTCACAGGTGAGCCTTCTCCTCAAGGAGATGAAGTATAA
- a CDS encoding response regulator transcription factor: MKRRENHMRILLADDHTLFRAGVKNLLSTVDDMDIVGEAANGDEAVESAILLKPDVILMDIRMPGMNGLDATRKICEALPGIKVLILTMFKDDQSVFNAMKVGAKGYILKDANEDELLNAIRMVSSGGAVFGSDIATRLMEYFSTPTHHEPDDPAYEELTIREREILALISKNATNAQIATQLHLSVKTIANYVTNILNKLQVADRQEARKIGVKWKLDEK; the protein is encoded by the coding sequence ATGAAACGGAGAGAAAACCACATGAGAATTTTGCTAGCTGATGATCACACCTTGTTTCGCGCCGGTGTAAAAAACTTACTAAGTACTGTTGATGACATGGATATTGTAGGAGAAGCTGCAAATGGGGATGAAGCTGTAGAAAGTGCTATCTTATTAAAGCCTGATGTAATTCTTATGGATATTCGTATGCCAGGAATGAACGGACTGGATGCAACTAGAAAAATCTGTGAAGCCCTACCTGGAATAAAAGTTCTCATTCTTACAATGTTTAAAGACGATCAATCTGTCTTTAATGCAATGAAAGTCGGAGCTAAAGGGTACATACTAAAAGACGCAAATGAAGATGAACTTCTAAATGCTATACGAATGGTTTCAAGCGGAGGTGCGGTATTCGGTTCTGACATTGCAACACGTTTGATGGAGTACTTTTCTACTCCAACTCACCATGAACCAGATGACCCTGCCTATGAAGAACTAACCATTCGAGAACGTGAAATCTTAGCTCTCATTTCAAAAAATGCAACCAATGCACAAATTGCCACCCAACTTCATCTAAGTGTAAAAACAATTGCAAATTACGTAACAAACATCTTAAACAAACTCCAAGTAGCCGATCGTCAAGAAGCCCGAAAAATCGGTGTAAAATGGAAACTAGACGAAAAATAA
- a CDS encoding GNAT family N-acetyltransferase, with amino-acid sequence MYLTAKRLVIREFEEKDWEAVYEYTSDPTVMTYIPEGVFSEEQAKKFVIENKGEQAKYFPVILTEEDKLIGHIVFHKYFGDHTYEIGWVFNPNYYGKGFASEAAKAVLDYAFEELHLHRIVATCQPENIGSYRIMEKIGMRKEGYFKKCIPDGDGWWDEYYYAVLREEWNK; translated from the coding sequence ATGTATTTAACAGCTAAGCGTTTAGTTATACGTGAATTCGAAGAGAAGGATTGGGAGGCAGTATACGAATACACGTCAGACCCCACTGTTATGACGTATATTCCAGAGGGTGTCTTTTCCGAGGAGCAAGCCAAGAAGTTTGTTATCGAAAATAAAGGTGAGCAAGCAAAGTATTTTCCAGTTATCCTAACTGAAGAAGATAAACTTATCGGCCATATCGTCTTTCACAAATATTTTGGTGATCATACATATGAAATTGGTTGGGTTTTTAATCCAAATTACTATGGGAAGGGCTTTGCTTCTGAGGCTGCAAAAGCGGTCTTAGACTATGCCTTTGAAGAGTTGCACTTGCACCGCATAGTGGCAACTTGCCAACCAGAAAACATCGGGTCTTATAGAATTATGGAGAAAATCGGAATGCGTAAAGAAGGCTACTTCAAAAAATGCATACCCGATGGAGATGGATGGTGGGACGAGTATTACTATGCTGTCTTAAGAGAAGAATGGAATAAGTAA
- a CDS encoding oligopeptide ABC transporter substrate-binding protein, with the protein MKKSALWTIVLMLVMSLFLAACSGNEEQNSTDTPEKEKETPATTETTPESIEGGVVTFAVDTAPEGVYDPAYSGSAVDSNIQSFMTEGIYGTNEKLEYIPNIASWEISEDKLTYTFTFKKGVKWHNGEEVTAEDYAFALETLAHPDYDGPRFVNVEHVKGATAKKDGKAETIEGLELVDSHTLKVTFEKVRINNLENLWASPMPKKHYEGIAVADLGESPQVRENPVGFGPFKIKKVVAGEYTELERFDDYWQGKPKLDGIIVKVIDPSLATGAFQNGEIDIMEIRPQAVKELEALQNVRVEETTGTAYSYIGLRFGHRDQETRKNVADFDKFNSKELRQALVYAINRPAMITAFLEGKAKVANTPIPQVFWIAADEAELNQYEFNQEKAKELLASAGYKDVDGDGFVEDPQGQPFSISFGHYAGPAAFEGRSQAIIQSWNDIGIKTTLATGSLVEFNLYNEMKDNDDAALEAFFGAWLTGTDPDPSGLWGNDSEWNYGRWVDAENQRLLDEGISEKAFDQEYRKQVYVEWQKYFNEQMPAIPLWENMDLYGINNRLQGVKVTATGFQEDVHLWSVTE; encoded by the coding sequence ATGAAAAAGTCAGCATTATGGACAATTGTACTTATGCTAGTAATGTCTTTATTCCTAGCAGCATGTAGTGGAAACGAAGAACAAAATTCAACAGATACTCCAGAAAAAGAAAAAGAAACACCTGCAACAACTGAAACAACACCGGAATCTATTGAAGGTGGAGTGGTAACATTTGCAGTTGATACAGCACCAGAAGGCGTATATGATCCCGCGTATTCAGGAAGTGCTGTAGATAGTAACATTCAAAGCTTTATGACAGAAGGTATTTATGGTACTAACGAAAAACTTGAGTATATTCCAAACATCGCTTCTTGGGAAATTAGTGAAGATAAATTAACGTATACATTTACTTTCAAAAAGGGCGTAAAATGGCATAACGGTGAAGAGGTAACTGCAGAAGATTATGCATTTGCTCTAGAAACACTTGCACACCCTGATTATGATGGTCCTCGTTTTGTGAATGTTGAGCACGTAAAAGGGGCTACTGCTAAAAAAGATGGTAAAGCAGAAACAATTGAAGGTCTTGAACTTGTTGATTCACATACACTTAAAGTTACATTTGAAAAAGTAAGAATCAATAACTTAGAAAATCTATGGGCTTCTCCAATGCCTAAAAAGCATTATGAAGGAATTGCTGTAGCTGATTTAGGAGAATCTCCACAAGTTCGTGAAAACCCAGTTGGTTTTGGGCCGTTTAAAATTAAAAAAGTTGTAGCTGGTGAGTATACAGAACTTGAGCGTTTTGATGATTACTGGCAAGGAAAGCCGAAGCTTGATGGCATTATCGTAAAAGTAATTGACCCATCTTTAGCGACAGGTGCATTCCAGAATGGCGAAATCGATATCATGGAAATTCGTCCACAAGCAGTAAAAGAACTTGAAGCTCTTCAAAATGTTCGTGTAGAAGAAACAACAGGTACAGCTTACTCTTATATTGGATTACGTTTTGGTCACCGTGACCAAGAGACACGTAAAAACGTAGCTGATTTTGATAAGTTTAACTCTAAAGAATTACGTCAAGCATTAGTTTATGCAATCAACCGTCCTGCAATGATTACAGCATTCTTAGAAGGAAAAGCAAAAGTGGCTAATACACCAATTCCTCAGGTGTTCTGGATTGCCGCTGACGAAGCTGAATTAAATCAGTATGAGTTTAACCAAGAGAAAGCAAAAGAGCTTTTAGCTTCAGCTGGATATAAAGATGTTGATGGAGATGGATTTGTTGAAGATCCACAAGGTCAACCATTCAGCATTTCATTTGGTCACTATGCAGGTCCTGCAGCATTTGAAGGTCGTTCTCAAGCGATCATCCAAAGCTGGAATGACATTGGTATTAAAACTACATTAGCAACAGGGTCATTAGTAGAGTTCAACCTTTACAATGAAATGAAAGACAATGATGATGCAGCATTAGAAGCATTCTTCGGAGCATGGTTAACAGGAACAGATCCAGATCCATCAGGATTATGGGGTAATGATTCTGAGTGGAACTATGGTCGTTGGGTTGACGCTGAAAACCAACGTTTACTTGATGAAGGTATAAGTGAAAAAGCATTTGATCAAGAATACCGTAAGCAAGTATATGTTGAGTGGCAAAAATACTTCAACGAGCAAATGCCTGCTATCCCACTTTGGGAGAACATGGACCTTTACGGAATCAACAACCGTCTACAAGGAGTTAAAGTTACTGCAACTGGCTTCCAAGAAGACGTTCACTTATGGTCTGTAACAGAATAA
- a CDS encoding multidrug efflux SMR transporter, translated as MAWISLILAGIFEMFGVAMINTFHKNRNWQSLGLLILGFGASFLFLSFAMKTLPMGTAYAIWTGIGAAGGAILGMVLYGESSDWKRLFFIALVLSAAIGLKLVS; from the coding sequence ATGGCTTGGATTTCCTTAATACTTGCAGGAATTTTTGAAATGTTCGGGGTGGCGATGATTAATACCTTTCATAAAAATCGTAATTGGCAATCCCTTGGTTTATTAATTCTCGGTTTTGGTGCAAGCTTTCTCTTTTTATCCTTCGCAATGAAAACTTTACCGATGGGAACTGCCTATGCCATTTGGACCGGAATTGGTGCTGCTGGTGGGGCAATACTTGGGATGGTCTTATACGGAGAATCCAGCGATTGGAAAAGGCTTTTCTTTATTGCATTGGTTTTAAGTGCCGCAATCGGGCTGAAACTTGTGTCATAA
- a CDS encoding cold-shock protein produces MQQGTVKWFNAEKGFGFIEVQGGEDVFVHFSAIQGDGFKSLDEGQKVSFEVEQGQRGPQATNVNKI; encoded by the coding sequence ATGCAACAAGGTACAGTAAAATGGTTTAACGCAGAAAAAGGTTTCGGATTTATCGAAGTTCAAGGTGGAGAAGACGTATTCGTACATTTCTCAGCTATCCAAGGCGACGGTTTCAAATCTTTAGACGAAGGTCAAAAAGTATCGTTTGAAGTTGAGCAAGGTCAACGTGGCCCTCAAGCTACTAACGTTAACAAAATCTAA
- a CDS encoding chromate transporter translates to MQHAKKSGLQVLIEILLVSTRLGFTSFGGPVAHLGYFHNEYIRRRNWMDEKSYADLVALCQFLPGPASSQVGIGIGVMRAGVLGGIVSFIGFTLPSVLALILFAMILEGFDVGTAGWIHGLKLVAVAVVAHAILGMAEKLTPDLKRKAIALFALVGTLLWQTAFTQVGVILIAGFIGYLLYKGQTDKDESRVQFPITRTFGAICLALFFGLLILLPILREMTALNWVAMFDSFYRSGSLVFGGGHVVLPLLEREFVPTGWMSEEAFLAGYGATQAVPGPLFTFAAYLGTVINGWQGGLLATVAIFLPAFLLVLGTLPFWDTLRRNEKIRGALMGVNAAVVGILISAFYLPIWTSSILAPIDFAFAAVLFSMLVFWKLPPWIIVITGALGGLVLGMIF, encoded by the coding sequence ATGCAACACGCAAAAAAGAGTGGTTTACAAGTGCTGATTGAGATTTTACTCGTATCAACAAGGCTTGGATTTACGTCGTTTGGCGGACCAGTTGCTCATTTAGGTTATTTTCATAATGAATATATCCGAAGAAGAAATTGGATGGATGAAAAAAGCTACGCAGATTTGGTGGCATTGTGTCAGTTCCTTCCTGGACCTGCTAGTAGTCAGGTTGGAATTGGAATCGGTGTCATGCGGGCAGGGGTTCTAGGAGGTATTGTCTCATTTATTGGATTTACCTTACCATCTGTTCTAGCTTTAATACTATTTGCCATGATCTTGGAAGGCTTTGATGTCGGGACGGCTGGATGGATTCATGGGTTAAAACTTGTTGCAGTAGCAGTTGTAGCCCATGCTATTTTAGGGATGGCTGAAAAATTAACACCAGACTTAAAACGAAAGGCGATTGCACTCTTTGCTTTAGTTGGAACATTGTTATGGCAAACAGCGTTTACACAAGTGGGAGTCATCTTAATTGCAGGTTTTATCGGATATCTACTATATAAAGGGCAGACAGATAAGGATGAAAGTAGAGTTCAATTTCCGATTACTCGTACGTTTGGGGCTATATGTTTAGCACTATTTTTTGGATTACTAATTTTACTTCCTATTTTACGAGAAATGACTGCTTTGAATTGGGTAGCCATGTTTGATAGTTTTTATCGCTCAGGTTCACTTGTATTTGGTGGAGGGCATGTTGTTTTACCGTTACTAGAGCGTGAATTTGTCCCTACCGGATGGATGAGTGAAGAAGCATTCTTAGCTGGATATGGTGCGACTCAAGCAGTTCCAGGTCCATTGTTTACGTTTGCAGCCTACCTTGGAACAGTCATCAATGGATGGCAAGGGGGATTACTAGCAACTGTCGCGATATTCTTACCAGCGTTTTTATTAGTACTAGGGACTTTACCTTTTTGGGATACGCTACGCCGAAATGAAAAAATAAGAGGAGCTTTAATGGGAGTGAATGCCGCGGTTGTAGGGATCCTAATTTCCGCGTTTTATCTACCTATCTGGACGAGCTCAATCTTAGCACCAATTGACTTCGCCTTTGCAGCTGTCCTATTTAGCATGCTCGTCTTCTGGAAATTACCACCTTGGATCATCGTGATAACAGGAGCACTAGGTGGGCTCGTATTAGGAATGATATTCTAA
- a CDS encoding ABC transporter permease, which produces MLQYSLRRILSMIPLLLLISLVVFSLAKMMPGDPFGGEIDPSNTNPQYIEEMREKLGYNDPILVQYWRWVSNFVQGDFGKSFVYKKPVFDVIAQRLPNTLFLAVTSLLLTYIISFFMGMYSGRKPYTIGDNLIGTYNYIALAIPSFVAAILAIYFFSFQLGWFPFSGSVKVGLEEGTLAYYLSRFHHVLLPALVLGLMSSATYTQFLRNDIIENSRRDFVRTARAKGTKESKIYNKHILRNSLIPLVTFLGFDLANLISGALITETIFTYPGIGQLFLESVTRRDYAVMMSLTMLLSFLTLFGNLIADLLYGIVDPRIRLD; this is translated from the coding sequence ATGCTTCAATATTCATTGCGAAGAATTCTTAGCATGATTCCATTATTACTCCTTATCTCCCTTGTGGTATTTTCCCTGGCAAAAATGATGCCAGGGGATCCATTTGGGGGAGAAATTGACCCATCCAACACGAATCCACAGTATATTGAAGAAATGCGAGAGAAGTTAGGGTACAATGACCCGATTCTCGTTCAATATTGGAGATGGGTATCTAATTTTGTACAAGGTGATTTTGGAAAGTCATTTGTTTATAAAAAGCCTGTTTTCGATGTAATCGCTCAGCGGTTGCCGAACACGTTATTTTTAGCAGTAACATCGTTATTATTAACGTACATTATTTCATTTTTTATGGGAATGTATTCTGGAAGAAAGCCTTACACAATCGGCGACAATTTGATAGGTACTTATAATTATATAGCCCTTGCTATACCATCTTTTGTTGCAGCTATACTCGCAATCTACTTTTTCTCTTTCCAACTTGGATGGTTCCCTTTCAGTGGATCAGTTAAAGTTGGCTTAGAGGAAGGAACACTTGCCTACTACTTAAGTAGATTCCATCACGTATTATTACCTGCGCTTGTCCTAGGACTCATGAGCTCCGCAACGTATACACAATTTTTACGTAATGACATTATTGAGAATAGCCGTAGGGACTTTGTAAGAACAGCTAGAGCAAAAGGTACAAAAGAGTCAAAAATTTACAATAAACATATTTTGCGAAATTCTCTGATTCCATTAGTTACATTTTTAGGGTTTGATCTAGCTAACTTAATTAGTGGAGCCTTAATTACTGAAACGATTTTCACTTACCCAGGGATTGGTCAGCTGTTTTTAGAATCAGTTACACGAAGAGACTACGCTGTTATGATGTCATTGACCATGCTATTATCATTTCTTACCCTATTCGGAAATTTAATTGCAGATTTACTATATGGAATCGTTGATCCACGTATAAGACTTGATTAA